Proteins encoded in a region of the Mycolicibacterium chitae genome:
- a CDS encoding class I adenylate-forming enzyme family protein — protein sequence MLTATVADEIRAAARQYPRTPVQIHSAVNPDRTTLGELFDESRRMAAGLTDLGVRPGDVVALQLPNWRQCFVAHAATWLCGAVVLPIVPIYGPAEVAFIVRQSGARALILARELRNRDAGATLSAVAEAGGVDLRILVGDPLPGTVSYAELTDVAPIGSDPVPVDPADRCLLVYTSGTTAQPKGVQHTHASLLGEIRSMDEIRAAGPELTTLSLFPSGHIAGTLGILRMFCRANTTLAMDAWNPELAARLIDQHGVAASGGAPIHLGGILDVAERDGLDLSSLREFTTGAAGVAGALIRRADKHGAGAFRCYGSSEHPTVSSGRPEDALDKRADTDGRITPGTEVRIVDDVGRDVESGCAGEILTRGPDQFVGYTGGEHTAAAMVDGWFRTGDVGRLDAEGYLTITDRKKDIIVRGGENISSKEVEDVLSSHPAIAEAAAVGAADATYGERVCAFVVVNAGQRFGLVEAAQHFTECGLARQKTPERIVVVDELPRTASGKVQKHLLRAQLQASNQPTNAK from the coding sequence ATGTTGACCGCCACCGTCGCCGACGAGATCCGCGCCGCCGCGCGGCAGTACCCCCGCACGCCCGTGCAGATCCACAGCGCCGTCAACCCCGACCGCACCACCCTGGGCGAGTTGTTCGACGAAAGTCGCCGGATGGCGGCCGGTTTGACCGATCTCGGGGTGCGCCCCGGCGACGTGGTGGCCCTGCAGTTGCCGAACTGGCGGCAGTGCTTCGTCGCGCACGCCGCCACCTGGTTGTGCGGTGCGGTGGTGTTGCCGATCGTGCCGATCTACGGCCCCGCCGAGGTGGCGTTCATCGTCCGGCAGTCCGGTGCGCGCGCGCTGATCCTCGCCCGCGAACTGCGAAACCGGGACGCCGGCGCCACCTTGAGCGCGGTGGCCGAGGCCGGGGGAGTGGACCTGCGCATCCTGGTCGGGGATCCGCTGCCGGGCACGGTGTCCTACGCCGAGTTGACCGACGTCGCACCCATCGGCTCGGACCCGGTGCCCGTCGACCCGGCCGACCGATGTCTGCTCGTGTACACCTCGGGCACCACGGCGCAGCCCAAGGGCGTGCAGCACACGCACGCGAGCCTGCTCGGTGAGATCCGGTCGATGGACGAAATACGCGCGGCCGGACCGGAACTCACCACGCTGTCGCTGTTCCCGTCCGGACACATCGCCGGGACGCTGGGCATCCTGCGGATGTTCTGCCGGGCCAACACCACGTTGGCGATGGATGCCTGGAACCCCGAGTTGGCGGCGCGGCTCATCGACCAGCACGGCGTGGCGGCCTCCGGCGGCGCGCCGATCCATCTCGGCGGCATCCTCGACGTCGCCGAACGGGACGGCCTGGACCTGTCCAGCCTGCGGGAGTTCACCACCGGGGCCGCCGGGGTGGCCGGCGCCCTGATCCGCCGGGCCGACAAGCACGGCGCGGGCGCCTTCCGCTGCTACGGATCCTCCGAACACCCCACCGTGAGTTCCGGCCGACCCGAGGACGCGCTGGACAAGCGCGCCGACACCGACGGCCGGATCACCCCCGGCACCGAGGTGCGCATCGTCGACGATGTGGGGCGCGATGTCGAAAGTGGGTGCGCGGGTGAGATTCTGACCCGCGGCCCCGATCAGTTCGTCGGGTACACCGGCGGGGAGCACACCGCCGCGGCCATGGTCGACGGCTGGTTCCGCACCGGCGATGTGGGCCGACTGGACGCCGAGGGCTACCTGACCATCACCGACCGGAAAAAGGACATCATCGTCCGCGGCGGCGAGAACATCTCCTCGAAAGAGGTCGAGGACGTCCTCAGCAGCCATCCCGCGATCGCCGAGGCGGCCGCGGTGGGCGCGGCCGACGCCACCTACGGGGAACGGGTCTGCGCGTTCGTCGTCGTCAACGCCGGACAGCGGTTCGGCCTGGTCGAGGCCGCCCAGCACTTCACCGAGTGCGGACTGGCCCGGCAGAAGACCCCGGAGCGGATCGTCGTCGTCGACGAACTGCCCCGGACCGCCAGCGGCAAGGTGCAAAAGCACCTGCTGCGCGCGCAATTGCAGGCAAGCAACCAACCAACGAACGCGAAGTGA
- a CDS encoding LLM class flavin-dependent oxidoreductase: MRWGLPWPGAELAADAERAGAEAFCAGEFADANAYVTASEMAHATTVARSGPGIAYAFARSPFVHAAAMRQLHKIAPGRVFLGLGAGTARMNRDWFGVDSSHPAPRMRELVTCIRAFLEAEDGQRIRFDGDYYSLDAAVRAPVLGRLEVPILLGAFNIHMLRTAGAVADGVLGHGLFTDRWWDEVVDPQLALGAQRAGRDGAELLRWGWVITAVDDENPERAVEEAKRQIGFYLTVKTYDALVELHGWQDQVAAIRAEFTGGDPRNLGRHVSDEMLRAMAVCGDRAQAREMLAERTRLPDLGFLSPPGFLVSPRRRRFYGAQTAELFGQIGAVQ; this comes from the coding sequence ATGAGGTGGGGATTGCCGTGGCCGGGCGCAGAATTGGCCGCCGACGCCGAACGAGCCGGCGCGGAAGCGTTCTGCGCCGGTGAGTTCGCCGACGCCAACGCGTATGTGACGGCCTCCGAGATGGCCCACGCCACCACCGTGGCCCGCTCCGGGCCGGGCATCGCCTACGCCTTTGCGCGGTCCCCGTTCGTGCATGCCGCCGCCATGCGCCAGTTGCACAAGATCGCACCGGGCCGCGTCTTCCTCGGGCTCGGTGCCGGGACGGCGCGGATGAACCGGGACTGGTTCGGCGTGGACTCGTCACACCCGGCGCCGCGGATGCGGGAGCTCGTCACCTGCATCCGTGCGTTCCTCGAGGCCGAGGACGGCCAGCGGATCCGGTTCGACGGCGACTACTACTCGCTGGACGCGGCGGTGCGCGCACCGGTGCTGGGCCGCCTCGAGGTGCCGATCCTGCTGGGCGCCTTCAACATCCACATGCTGCGCACGGCCGGCGCGGTGGCCGACGGGGTGCTGGGCCACGGCCTGTTCACCGACCGTTGGTGGGACGAGGTCGTCGACCCGCAACTGGCCCTCGGTGCGCAGCGGGCCGGCCGCGACGGCGCCGAGTTGTTGCGGTGGGGTTGGGTGATCACCGCCGTCGACGACGAGAACCCCGAGCGCGCGGTCGAGGAAGCCAAGCGACAGATCGGCTTCTACCTGACCGTCAAGACCTATGACGCGTTGGTCGAGTTGCACGGCTGGCAGGACCAGGTGGCGGCCATCCGCGCCGAGTTCACCGGCGGGGACCCGCGCAACCTCGGCCGCCACGTCAGCGACGAGATGCTGCGGGCGATGGCGGTCTGCGGGGACCGCGCGCAGGCCCGGGAGATGCTGGCCGAGCGCACTCGGCTACCCGACCTCGGATTCCTCTCGCCACCAGGGTTTCTGGTGAGCCCACGGCGCCGGAGATTCTACGGCGCACAAACAGCCGAACTGTTCGGACAGATTGGAGCGGT
- a CDS encoding mycofactocin-coupled SDR family oxidoreductase, whose product MGRVEDKVVLVTGAARGQGRRHAVRLAEEGADVILFDICGDIEHNSYPLATEDDLQEACREVEKAGHRVVSAAVDVRDRAALQDALAAAVAELGKLDVVVANAGICPLGDGQPIGAFANAFDVDFLGVVNTVHTALQHLTAGASVITVGSVAGLLAEKAGPGGAMGPQGTGGAGYNLAKQFIDKYTMALAGQLAPLSIRANVIHPTNVNTPMLHNEQMYKMFRPDLEHPGLDDAILTFPMMQGMPIPFVEPEDISNAVCYLASDESRYVTGVQLKVDAGASLKF is encoded by the coding sequence ATGGGGCGAGTTGAGGACAAGGTCGTACTGGTCACCGGCGCGGCGCGCGGGCAGGGCCGCCGCCACGCCGTGCGCCTCGCCGAGGAGGGTGCGGACGTGATCCTGTTCGACATCTGCGGCGACATCGAACACAACAGCTACCCGCTGGCCACCGAGGACGATCTGCAGGAGGCCTGCCGCGAGGTCGAAAAGGCCGGGCACCGCGTGGTTTCCGCCGCCGTCGACGTCCGTGACCGGGCCGCGCTGCAGGACGCGCTGGCCGCCGCTGTCGCCGAACTGGGCAAGCTCGACGTGGTGGTGGCCAACGCCGGCATCTGTCCGCTGGGCGACGGACAACCGATCGGGGCCTTCGCGAACGCCTTCGACGTCGACTTCCTCGGCGTGGTCAACACCGTCCACACCGCGCTGCAGCACCTGACGGCCGGGGCGTCGGTGATCACGGTGGGTTCGGTGGCCGGTCTGCTGGCCGAAAAGGCCGGGCCCGGCGGGGCGATGGGCCCGCAGGGCACCGGCGGTGCCGGCTACAACCTGGCCAAGCAATTCATCGACAAGTACACGATGGCGTTGGCGGGTCAGCTGGCCCCGCTGTCGATCCGGGCGAACGTGATCCATCCGACCAACGTCAACACCCCGATGCTGCACAACGAGCAGATGTACAAGATGTTCCGGCCCGACCTCGAACATCCGGGCCTCGACGACGCCATCCTGACCTTCCCGATGATGCAGGGCATGCCGATCCCGTTCGTGGAGCCCGAGGACATCTCGAACGCGGTCTGCTACCTGGCCTCCGACGAGTCGCGGTACGTCACCGGTGTGCAACTCAAGGTCGACGCCGGCGCCAGCCTGAAGTTCTGA